One region of Oryzias latipes chromosome 6, ASM223467v1 genomic DNA includes:
- the cd82 gene encoding CD82 antigen isoform X1 → MGKGCITVTKYFLFLFNLLFFIFGALIMGFGLWVLFDNQSFISVLHESSHTVKVASYIFIGVGSLSMAMGFFGCIGAIYEIRCLLGLYFTCLLLILIAQVTAGVLIYFQRDRLKYEMSSIIQGMIINYTGLNRTTEHTWDYIQKTMKCCGWTGPGNWSENLLIKNNTQKLYSCSCRNESLPGSDVKNVGLCENLSDELPVYETGCITSVEKWLRENCAVILGICVGVAVVELLGMILSMCLCKSVVQEDYTKVPKY, encoded by the exons aTGGGGAAGGGATGCATCACAGTCACCAAATACTTTCTATTTCTCTTcaatctcctttttttt ATCTTTGGAGCGTTGATCATGGGCTTTGGACTCTGGGTTCTCTTTGATAATCAGAGCTTCATTTCTGTTCTGC ATGAATCGTCTCACACAGTGAAAGTGGCTTCTTACATTTTCATTGGTGTGGGCTCCCTGTCCATGGCCATGGGCTTCTTTGGCTGCATTGGTGCCATCTATGAGATCCGCTGTCTCCTGGGTTTG tACTTCACCTGCCTCCTGCTCATCCTCATCGCTCAGGTCACAGCTGGAGTTCTTATTTACTTCCAGAGAGATCGG CTGAAATATGAGATGTCCAGCATCATCCAGGGCATGATCATCAACTACACCGGGCTGAACAGGACCACAGAGCACACATGGGACTACATTCAGAAAACT atGAAATGTTGTGGATGGACTGGTCCAGGGAACTGGTCTGAGAACCTTCTGATCAAGAACAACACCCAGAAGCTTTACTCGTGCTCCTGCCGCAACGAGTCCCTCCCTGGCTCTGATGTGAAGAACGTGGGCCTGTGTGAGAACCTGTCTGATGAGCTGCCCGTCTATGAAACG GGTTGCATCACTTCAGTGGAGAAGTGGCTGCGGGAAAACTGCGCAGTGATTCTGGGCATCTGTGTCGGTGTGGCAGTTGTGGAG CTGCTGgggatgatcctctccatgtGCCTGTGCAAGAGTGTGGTCCAGGAGGATTATACTAAAGTACCAAAGTACTGA
- the cd82 gene encoding CD82 antigen isoform X2 — protein sequence MGFGLWVLFDNQSFISVLHESSHTVKVASYIFIGVGSLSMAMGFFGCIGAIYEIRCLLGLYFTCLLLILIAQVTAGVLIYFQRDRLKYEMSSIIQGMIINYTGLNRTTEHTWDYIQKTMKCCGWTGPGNWSENLLIKNNTQKLYSCSCRNESLPGSDVKNVGLCENLSDELPVYETGCITSVEKWLRENCAVILGICVGVAVVELLGMILSMCLCKSVVQEDYTKVPKY from the exons ATGGGCTTTGGACTCTGGGTTCTCTTTGATAATCAGAGCTTCATTTCTGTTCTGC ATGAATCGTCTCACACAGTGAAAGTGGCTTCTTACATTTTCATTGGTGTGGGCTCCCTGTCCATGGCCATGGGCTTCTTTGGCTGCATTGGTGCCATCTATGAGATCCGCTGTCTCCTGGGTTTG tACTTCACCTGCCTCCTGCTCATCCTCATCGCTCAGGTCACAGCTGGAGTTCTTATTTACTTCCAGAGAGATCGG CTGAAATATGAGATGTCCAGCATCATCCAGGGCATGATCATCAACTACACCGGGCTGAACAGGACCACAGAGCACACATGGGACTACATTCAGAAAACT atGAAATGTTGTGGATGGACTGGTCCAGGGAACTGGTCTGAGAACCTTCTGATCAAGAACAACACCCAGAAGCTTTACTCGTGCTCCTGCCGCAACGAGTCCCTCCCTGGCTCTGATGTGAAGAACGTGGGCCTGTGTGAGAACCTGTCTGATGAGCTGCCCGTCTATGAAACG GGTTGCATCACTTCAGTGGAGAAGTGGCTGCGGGAAAACTGCGCAGTGATTCTGGGCATCTGTGTCGGTGTGGCAGTTGTGGAG CTGCTGgggatgatcctctccatgtGCCTGTGCAAGAGTGTGGTCCAGGAGGATTATACTAAAGTACCAAAGTACTGA